In the genome of Bacteroidales bacterium, the window CCCAAACCCCGGGTTCGAAGATTATAAAAAAGATTGTTTTACAAGTCAACTTGATTCACACGATAATATTGAATGTTTGAATAACTGGTTTAATCCTTCATTCGGACTTCCTGGCTATGAAAATATAAAAGACAAATATTCATTTCACCCTTTCAAACCGCATAAAGGTAATGGAATGATTACACTTGATATAACAATTAATTATGATACACTATCAGAATATATTAGTGTTGAATTGAAAAAAGCTTTAGAAAAAAATACAAAATACAAGTTATCTTTTTATTTAAAAGTTTGGGAAAATACGGGAGTTGTATATAATAATCTTGGAATAATTTTTTCAGAAAACAAAATACATAAAATTAGCCGATACGAACTATATAAATATACACCTCAAATTATATGGGAAAACCCGGTTGGTAGTTATGAATGGTTAAAATATGAAAATTATTATATTGCAAAAGGCGGAGAAAAATATATAACCATCGGTGCTTTTAATAAAAATAATAGCGTTCTTAAAAAAATACTTAATATTTATAAAATGAATAATTCATCAGCAAGATATTACCTTGACGATATTACTCTTGAGTCAATTGAAAAACTAAATTTACAAGAAAATACTGATGCTATCGTAAATACTGAAATAACAACTATCATAAAGGATCAACCCAAAACTGAAATATTAAATATTGAAAAAGGAAAATCAATTGTATTAAAAAATATCTTTTTTGAATTCAACTCGGCAGTACTTAAAGACAGCTCATTTACTGAATTAAATTTATTGGTAAAATATTTAACCGAAAATAATAACTCCTCAATTCAAATAAATGGATATACTGATAATATTGGCTCTGCTGAATACAATAAAAAACTTTCCGAGGACAGGGCTAAAGCTGTTGCCGATTATTTAATATCAAAAAATATAAATAAAGAAAGAATAAATTATAGCGGATTTGGAAAAGAAAATCCTATTTCTTCAAATGAAAATGATGAAGGAAGAAGTAAAAACAGAAGAGTGGAATTTATTATTCAATAAACTATTGTTATGTTAAGAATAAAAAGACACATTTCAATAACCAATTCGCCGCGGCGAATGAACATCGAATTTCCAATAATCAAGTATAACTTCGCCATTTGATATTGATGGTCGTATATTCTAAATTAATTTGTAGCCAATTTACATTTAACTTAACACTACAATAACTCTTCGTAATAAAAATATGCAATTTAATTTTGTTTAAAACTTTACCTTCTAAACAACTGATTTAAAGGATTAAGTTTTTAACTTTGTAATATATCTTTATCAAATATGAAGCAAAAACTAACAATAAAGAAGTTGCTTGAAGAAGCTAAAGAATTTTGTATTACAGAATCAAAAAACAAGTACAAAGAACTTTTCGGAGTTACTGATGGAAAAGCCGTTGGAACATACATTGAACATAAATTCAAAAAACATCTACAGGATAAATACATTTTAACCATTGGTTCTTCTGCAAGTGGTATCGACTTACCTTCTGATGATATACAAACAGATATAAAAGTAACCTCAGTAAAACAGCCACAATCATCTTGTCCTTTTAAAGATGCAAAACAGAAAATTTTCGGACTAGGTTACAACCTTTTAGTTTTTGTTTATGATAAGAAAGATGAATCTAAAACAAAAACTGCAATATTGAATTTTGTTAGTTGCTCGTTCGTTTCAAAAGAAAGAACGGCTGACTATACAACAACCTTTCGCTTAAGAGAAATGGTTAACGATAAAGCAAATGAAGCCGATATTATTTCATACCTGACTGATAAAAATATTCCCGCTGATGAAATTACTCTTACTCAATTAGCAAAACAAATTTTGGATAATCCACCTGAACAGGGATTTTTAACCATATCAAACGCTTTGCAATGGAGATTACAATATCAAAGAATAGTTGATCTGAATGAACAAGTTAAGGGAATTACTAAAATCATTCATAAAGCTAAAAAATGATGAAAATATTTGAAGCAAATATTTCTTATCAGGTTTCGGATTTATTAAAAACGAATTTGAATAAAATAAAGCTTTTTGAAACTGCCAACCATAAAATATTTGAGATTTGCGGAATTAGGAATTTTTTTAACAACAATAAAGAATTATTATACCTTAAAGAACATATTTCCATTACCCAAAATATAATTGAAGAACCTGACCGTGCCGAATATGGCGACTTTCAAACGAATATACATTTAGCAAAATCAGTTGCCGTTTTTTTGAAAGAGAAAAAGATTAACCCAAAAATTATTATAGAACCAACTTTTGGAAAAGGAAATTTTATAATTGCATCTCTAGAGGCATTCCCAAATGCTGAAAAAATAATAGGAGTTGAAATTTATAAACCTTATGTATGGGAAACGAAATTCAATATCATTCAATTTTATATTGACAATCCCAGAGATAAAAAACCAGTTATTGAAATCAATCATTTCAATGTTTTTGATTTCGATTTTAAAAGCATAGCAATTGAACATTCCAAAGACGAAACTCTAATTGTTGGTAATCCGCCATGGATAACAAATTCCAAATTAAGCAGCCTTGAATCTGATAATCTTCCGGTAAAATCAAACTTTAAAAAGCATAGTGGCTACGATGCAATGACAGGTAAAGGAAATTTTGATATTGGAGAATACATTACGCTAATGATGTTTGATGCTTTTCAAAATTCAAAAGGACATTTCGCTTTTCTTGTAAAAAATTCTGTTATCAAAAATGTTATATTTGACCAAAAGCAACGCAGATATAATATCTCTGATTTACAAAAACTCACCATCGACAGTAAAAAAGAATTTAATGTTTCCGTTGAAGCCGCTTTATTTTTTTGTAAATTAAACTCCCCATCAGAATTTACCTGCACGGAATTTAATTTTTATAATCAAACTAAACTAATAAATCAACGGAACTTGCCTATTGGAAAATTCGGCTGGGTAAAAGAGAAATTTGTTTCAAATATTGACTTCTATGTTCGCTATAGTGACATTGATGGACTTTGCCCATTTGAGTGGAGACAAGGCATAAAACATGACCTGTCTTCAATAATGGAAATAGAAAGAATTAACGGGCACTTTATAAACGGGCTACATCAGGAATTTAATCTCGAAGAAGATTTGGTTTATGGCCTACTAAAAAGTTCTGACCTCAAACAACTAGTAATTGATAAAACAAGAAAATATACAATTATTACACAAAAGAAAATAGGACAAGACACTTCATTTATTAAAAAAGAATTTCCAAAAATATTTAATTATTTACACAAAAACAAAACTCAATTCGATTCTCGAAAATCCAGTATTTATAATAATAAGCCTGCCTTTTCTATTTTTGGAATTGGCGACTATTCATTTGCACCTTACAAAATTTCAATTTCAGGATTATACAAAACTTTTACTTTCAGTTTAATTCTGCAACAAGACAACAAGCCGATAATGCTTGACGATACATGCTATTTGCTCGGATTTGATGATATTGATTATGCAGCCTATACTCTCATTATTTTAAACTCGGAAAAAACAAAAGCACTTTTGCAATCAATAACATTTTCCGATGCTAAAAGAACTTTCACAAAAGAAATTTTAATGCGTATCGATTTATATAATCTTGCTTTACATTCCTCAAAAATCAACATGCAGCAAGAGCTTGAAAAGTTTAATAAAACTTTCAAATTAAAAATTAGTTTCAAAAAGTGGAACGACTATTTAAGTTTAATGAAACCTGTTGCAAAACACAAACAAATGAAACTTTTTGTATAAAGTAAAAATGCAAAACTTCAAAAACATTAAAGGCTTTTGAAGTTTGTTTTGGGATTTGAATTTTAATTTTTTATTCCTGGTAGTAAACTCTCTTCACCCTTCTTGAAACGCTTGTCAGCACTTCGTATGGAATGGTTTCCATATCAGCAGCAAATTCAGATATTGGATATTCAGCGCCAAACACAATTACATCATCACCTTCTGCAGCATGAATATCGGTAATATCGATCATGCACATGTCCATGCATACATTGCCAACAATATTCGCAAAACGCCCGTTAACATATAATTTACCATGACCATTACCCAGCTTGCGGTTCAATCCGTCGGCATAACCAATAGGAACAGTAGCAATTTTCATATCATTTGCAGCTATCCACTTGTGTCCATAACCTATTGATTCACCTTTGGGAATTGATTTTATTTGCGAAATCACCGTTTTCAGCGTACTTACATTTTGTAAAAATGTTTGTTCCTGTTCGTTTACAGCAACGCCATACAAACCTATTCCCAATCGCACCATTTCAAATTGCGCATCGCGAAAACGGCTGATACCGGCAGAATTCAGTATATGACTTAATATCTGGTAATCAAAATTCTGTTGAATAAATTCGCTCATTTCGCGGAATAATGAAATTTGGGAGCGTGTAAAATCATCCTGTGCAGGGTCATCGCTAGCAGCAAGATGTGAGAATACTGATTTGACTACAATATTTTTATTGTCTTTAATATGGTCTACAAGCCTTGCTATATCGCTCTTTTCAAAACCCAGCCGGTGCATTCCTGTATCTAATTTGATATGAATATTTGCTTTTTTATCGCTGTCTTTATAATTGCGTGCAACGGCTTCTTCAAAAAGTTCAAGAATACGGAAGCTATAAATTTCTGCTTCAAGATCGTACTTCAGCATGGCATCAAAACTCTGTTCTTCAGGATTCATAACCATTACAGGTGTGGTAATTCCTGATTTGCGTAATTCAACTCCTTCATCAGTATATGCTACTGTTAAATAATCCACCTGGTGATATTGTAAGATATTTGCAATTTCATAACTTCCGCTTCCGTATGAAAAAGCTTTAACCATAGCCATCATACGGGTTTCCGGTTTCAACAGGCTGCGATAATAATTTAAATTATGCACCAGTGCATTCAGGTTTATTTCAAGAACGGTTTCATGCGCTTTTTGTTGCAGCGCTTTTCCTATCCTCTCAAACTTAAATATTCGCGCACCTTTCAGCAATATGGTTTCATTATGAAATTCCGAAAAAGGAAAGTCTTTCATGAAATCGGCAGTCGTTTCATAAAAAAGTTTATCAATATGAAATTTATCTTTCTGCCTGCTTATGGCTTTTCCTATTCCTATTATCCTGTTTATTTTTTTATTTAAAAGAAGTTCGGCAACGTCTGAATACAGCTCATCTTCATTACGTCCGCTTTGTAAAATATCGGAAAGGATTATTGTTTTTTCCCTGTGTTGTTTTTGTTGATTAAGAAAATCGATCGCAATACTCAGCGAGTTAATATCCGAATTGTAACTGTCGTTTATCACAGAACAGTTATTGATGCCTTCTTTTAATTCCAGTCGCATTGCAACAGACGAAAGGTTGAGCATTCGTTTTGCAATTACATCATTTTCGTAATCCAGTACCAGCATTGTAGCCCAGCACTGAATGGCATTTTCAGTTGATGCATCATCTGAAAAAGGAATGGTTATCTGAAGTTTTTCATTTTTGTAAAGACCTTCTATCGTGGTTTTGTTATTCCTCCGGTTAATGTTTTTAATAAGCAGGCTGGCATTACTCTTATGGCTCCAGGTAAATGTTTTAATGTTCTTTAAATTTTCTGCACGAACAATTCTTTCTTTAATTTCAAGATAATCGGAACAATAAATAAGTATATTTACTTTTGTAAAAAGTTGTAATTTCTCATTCGTTTTCTGTGTAATATTAATGAAGTTCTCATCATGCGCCTGACCAATATTCGTGAATATACCAATTGTCGGCTGAATGATGGCTTGTAATTTATCCATCTCATCAACTTCAGAAATCCCTGCTTCAAAAATTGCCAGTTCATGCTCAGCATCCATTTGCCAAACACTTAAGGGAACTCCTATTTGTGAGTTAAAACTTTTTGGACTGCGAACAATTTTTTTATCATCACTCATCAATTGGAACAGCCATTCTTTTACAATTGTTTTTCCATTACTGCCGGTAATTCCAATAACCGGAATACTGAATTTCTTCCGATGAAAAATTCCAAGAGTTTGTAATGCCGATAAAGAATTTTTTACTTTAATAAAATTGGCTTCCTGACAATTTTGCACAAAACTATCATCCTGTGAAATCACAAAATTCCTGACCCCTTTTTCGTAAAGTTCTTCAATATATTTGTGACCGTTATTGCGTTTGGTGATGATTGAAAAAAATAAAGAATTATCCGGTGATATTAATTTACGGCTGTCGATCACCAATTGTTTTACAACAGAATCGGGTGATGGCAACTGCACCATTTCACCTTTAATGATTTTACAAATTTCGTTGATACTATATGAAGCCATATTAATTTTATAACACAAGTTTTGGTTCGCTGCCCGGTTTTTCTTCGTCATGAACAGTAAACTTAAGCGGATTTACGGTAAGTTCATTATACAACCTTCTGTTCCTGCAAATATCAATAGCAAGATAAAGCGCTTCGCGGAATGAATCGGCAGAGGCTATATTTTTTCCGGCAAGTTCATATGCAGTGCCATGTGCAGGCGATGTGCGTACAATGGGCAATCCGGCAGTATAATTCACTCCGCTGTCGAATGTCAGAGTTTTAAATGGGATCAGGCCCTGGTCGTGATACATTGCTATTACTGCATCGAATTTTGTAAATGATGATGAACCAAAAAATCCATCGGCAGGATAAGGACCAAATGCAAGAATACCTGCTTCTTTTGCTTTCTTTATTGCAGGGATAATTATTTTATTTTCTTCATCACCAATAACTCCGTTGTCGCCGGAATGAGGATTAACGCCCAATACAGCTATTCTTCCTTTTCTTATTCCAAAATCTTTCAGAAGCGATTCATTCAATATTTTAATTTTATTTAAAATTAATTCTTCCGTTAAAGCATTAGAAACATCCTTTAAAGGAATATGCCCGGTAACAACGCCTATGCGAATATTATTGCTAACCATCAGCATTAAAAAATCTTTGGTATTAAATTTTTCTGCAAGATATTCTGTATGCCCCGGAAATTTAAACCCCTGCGATTGAATATTTTTTTTGTTGATTGGCGCGGTAACCAGCGCATCAATATGATCATGTTTTAAATCTTCAACAGCTGCCTCGAGCGACATGAGCGACAATTGACCGCCAACTTCAGTTGACATTCCTAAATCAATTTTTACTTCTTTATCATAAATATTAATAATGTTCGCTCTTCGCGAAATTGCAGCATCAGCATTCTTCACAAGATTAAGATTGAATTCGCCAACGTCGAGTGTCTTCCTGTGATATGAAGCAACTTTAGAAGAACCATAAACAATGGGTGTGCAGATTTCCATAACACGTGGATTGGCAAGTGTTTTAATTATTATTTCATAACCAATACCATTGATGTCGCCTTGCGATATTCCTATTTTAAAACGTTCTTCGTTATCGGATTTTGTCATATCAATAATTTTAAAATATTAAATGCGATTTTTTTCTTTTATTATTTTTTAGAAATATTCTTCATGAAATCGAAAAGCAATCTTACGCAATAACCTGTTCCGCCCTGTCCAAGATAAGTGTAGCGGTTATCCATGAATGCAGGTCCTGCTATGTCAAGATGTATCCATGGGTAATCCGTAAAATGTTCAAGAAATTTTGCAGCGGTAATAGCTCCTGCATAAGCGCCACCAATATTTTTCATATCGGCAATTTCCGACTTTAATAATTCTTTATAATCATCCCACATTGGAAACTCTACAATGCGCTCGCATACGGCATTTCCGGAGTCCATTAATTTTTTCATAAACATTCCGTGATCTTTTCCCATTCCCACCATTGCATATTTTCCAACGGCGGCATGCGCTGAACCTGTAAGCGTAGCCATATCAATAACCAACCCGGGATTTAATTTTTTCGCGTAACTTAATGCATCGGCAAGAATCAATCTTCCTTCTGCATCGGTATTTAAAACTTCAACCGTAGTACCGTCATGCATGGTAATTATATCGCCGGGTACGAAACAGTTACCACCGGGACGATTATCTGTTGATGGAATTAATCCATAAACATGAACAGGTAATTTTGCTGATGCAATTGCATGAATTGCTCCTATTACAGCTGCTGCTCCCGACATATCGCACTTCATGGTTTCCATGCTTTGCCAGGGTTTCAGACATATACCACCGGTATCAATAACCAACCCCTTACCCACAAAAACATAAGGTTTTTTGTTTACCGGTTTTGCAGGTTTCCATTCAATAATAGTGAAAGTAGGCGGGTCAATACTGCCTTTATTTACGGCAAGCAATCCACCCATCTTCAATGTTTCAATTTGCTTTTTATTTAAAACTTCAACTTTAGCGCCTGCACTTTTGCACACTTTCAACGCTTCATCAGCAAGTTTTGCAGCATTCAAATATGAAACAGGTTCATTAACCAAATCACGACTGATATAAACCGACTTAAGAATTATGTTGATTTCACTGATGTTTGCAGCATTCACTTTTTTTGAAAACACCGAAATATTCTCGAGTGTGTGAATGGTTTTTTTTGAACAAACACCTTTTTTATATTTTGTAAATTGATAATTTCCTAATACCAACCCTTCAATAAACGCTATGGTATTCTCGGTTTTTTCTGAAATATCTACAATCTGAATCTTGGAAATTTTCTGACTGTTGATCTTAGGTAACAGGCTGTCGGCGGTTTTGCGGTAATATTCCTTTACATCATACCCTTGTTTTTTATTGTCGGGAAAAACAACAAAATCCCATTTTTTAAGCCTGTTAAAAGAAAAAGTTTTTGTTTCGTTTTTCGATAACAGCGAAGACATATATGTTATTTCATCTTTGGTGAAAGAATATTTTGCAAGGCTTTCCGGTTTCTCGGCAAGAAATATGGCGTTTACTGCAACAGAATATTTTTCGGTTTTTTCAATATTTTTAAACATATATGATTATTTTTGAAAAATTATAAAAGGATTACAAAATTACAAATCCTGCCCAGATTTAAGTTATATTTTTTAATTATTTATTAAAGTATGAATTTCGACGAGAACATACTTTTTGAAAAAGCATTGAATTCAGAATTTCTTTCTGTTGATGAAGGTTTATTTCTTTATAAAAATGCCTCCACTGCATCGTTGATGTATATTGGACATGAATTACGGAAGAAAAAAATTCCGGGAAACAAGGTAACATGGATGATCGACCGTAATGTAAATATCACTAATGTATGTGTGTCGGGTTGCCTTTTTTGTAATTTTCATTGTTCACCCAAAAGTAAAAAAGCTTACACCACTTCGATTTACCAATATATTGATAAAATTGAAGAGATGAAAAAACTAGGAGGCAACCAGTTATTATTGCAGGGCGGAATGAATCCCGACCTGGATCTGGAATATTATAAAAATTTATTTAAGGATTTAAAAAAGAGATTTTCTAATTTAAAACTTCATGCATTGGGACCTCCTGAAATTGTTTTTTTAAGCGAAACAAGCGGAAAAACATATCAGCAGGTACTTGAAGAATTATGTGAAGCAGGACTTGCATCATTACCCGGAGCAGGCGCAGAAATTTTATCCGACAGGGTAAGAAAAATTATTTCCCCGAAAAAATGTGGCGCCCATCAATGGCTTGAAGTAATGAAAGAAGCTCACAACCTTCGTTTACTCACCTCTGCTACCATGATGTTCGGACATTTGGAAACTTTAAAAGAACGAGTTGAGCATCTGGTTTTAATTCGCGATACGCAAAATAAAAAACCGGAAGATGCAATAGGTTTTATTGCATTTATTCCATGGCCTTTTCAACATAAAGGAACGGCATTAAATAAAAAATTCGGAATACAAAATGCGGTTACT includes:
- a CDS encoding SAM-dependent methyltransferase: MMKIFEANISYQVSDLLKTNLNKIKLFETANHKIFEICGIRNFFNNNKELLYLKEHISITQNIIEEPDRAEYGDFQTNIHLAKSVAVFLKEKKINPKIIIEPTFGKGNFIIASLEAFPNAEKIIGVEIYKPYVWETKFNIIQFYIDNPRDKKPVIEINHFNVFDFDFKSIAIEHSKDETLIVGNPPWITNSKLSSLESDNLPVKSNFKKHSGYDAMTGKGNFDIGEYITLMMFDAFQNSKGHFAFLVKNSVIKNVIFDQKQRRYNISDLQKLTIDSKKEFNVSVEAALFFCKLNSPSEFTCTEFNFYNQTKLINQRNLPIGKFGWVKEKFVSNIDFYVRYSDIDGLCPFEWRQGIKHDLSSIMEIERINGHFINGLHQEFNLEEDLVYGLLKSSDLKQLVIDKTRKYTIITQKKIGQDTSFIKKEFPKIFNYLHKNKTQFDSRKSSIYNNKPAFSIFGIGDYSFAPYKISISGLYKTFTFSLILQQDNKPIMLDDTCYLLGFDDIDYAAYTLIILNSEKTKALLQSITFSDAKRTFTKEILMRIDLYNLALHSSKINMQQELEKFNKTFKLKISFKKWNDYLSLMKPVAKHKQMKLFV
- the mqnC gene encoding cyclic dehypoxanthinyl futalosine synthase — translated: MNFDENILFEKALNSEFLSVDEGLFLYKNASTASLMYIGHELRKKKIPGNKVTWMIDRNVNITNVCVSGCLFCNFHCSPKSKKAYTTSIYQYIDKIEEMKKLGGNQLLLQGGMNPDLDLEYYKNLFKDLKKRFSNLKLHALGPPEIVFLSETSGKTYQQVLEELCEAGLASLPGAGAEILSDRVRKIISPKKCGAHQWLEVMKEAHNLRLLTSATMMFGHLETLKERVEHLVLIRDTQNKKPEDAIGFIAFIPWPFQHKGTALNKKFGIQNAVTSEEYIRTIAISRIMLPNINNIQASWLTVGKETAQVCLHSGANDFGSIMIEENVVSGAGASNSFNADEIQKAITDAGFTPQLRNQKYENISMPF
- the pdxA gene encoding 4-hydroxythreonine-4-phosphate dehydrogenase PdxA, which encodes MTKSDNEERFKIGISQGDINGIGYEIIIKTLANPRVMEICTPIVYGSSKVASYHRKTLDVGEFNLNLVKNADAAISRRANIINIYDKEVKIDLGMSTEVGGQLSLMSLEAAVEDLKHDHIDALVTAPINKKNIQSQGFKFPGHTEYLAEKFNTKDFLMLMVSNNIRIGVVTGHIPLKDVSNALTEELILNKIKILNESLLKDFGIRKGRIAVLGVNPHSGDNGVIGDEENKIIIPAIKKAKEAGILAFGPYPADGFFGSSSFTKFDAVIAMYHDQGLIPFKTLTFDSGVNYTAGLPIVRTSPAHGTAYELAGKNIASADSFREALYLAIDICRNRRLYNELTVNPLKFTVHDEEKPGSEPKLVL
- a CDS encoding OmpA family protein, which codes for MKYHIILFLLLIKSTIISSQNLIPNPGFEDYKKDCFTSQLDSHDNIECLNNWFNPSFGLPGYENIKDKYSFHPFKPHKGNGMITLDITINYDTLSEYISVELKKALEKNTKYKLSFYLKVWENTGVVYNNLGIIFSENKIHKISRYELYKYTPQIIWENPVGSYEWLKYENYYIAKGGEKYITIGAFNKNNSVLKKILNIYKMNNSSARYYLDDITLESIEKLNLQENTDAIVNTEITTIIKDQPKTEILNIEKGKSIVLKNIFFEFNSAVLKDSSFTELNLLVKYLTENNNSSIQINGYTDNIGSAEYNKKLSEDRAKAVADYLISKNINKERINYSGFGKENPISSNENDEGRSKNRRVEFIIQ
- a CDS encoding leucyl aminopeptidase; the protein is MFKNIEKTEKYSVAVNAIFLAEKPESLAKYSFTKDEITYMSSLLSKNETKTFSFNRLKKWDFVVFPDNKKQGYDVKEYYRKTADSLLPKINSQKISKIQIVDISEKTENTIAFIEGLVLGNYQFTKYKKGVCSKKTIHTLENISVFSKKVNAANISEINIILKSVYISRDLVNEPVSYLNAAKLADEALKVCKSAGAKVEVLNKKQIETLKMGGLLAVNKGSIDPPTFTIIEWKPAKPVNKKPYVFVGKGLVIDTGGICLKPWQSMETMKCDMSGAAAVIGAIHAIASAKLPVHVYGLIPSTDNRPGGNCFVPGDIITMHDGTTVEVLNTDAEGRLILADALSYAKKLNPGLVIDMATLTGSAHAAVGKYAMVGMGKDHGMFMKKLMDSGNAVCERIVEFPMWDDYKELLKSEIADMKNIGGAYAGAITAAKFLEHFTDYPWIHLDIAGPAFMDNRYTYLGQGGTGYCVRLLFDFMKNISKK
- a CDS encoding bifunctional UDP-N-acetylmuramoyl-tripeptide:D-alanyl-D-alanine ligase/alanine racemase; protein product: MASYSINEICKIIKGEMVQLPSPDSVVKQLVIDSRKLISPDNSLFFSIITKRNNGHKYIEELYEKGVRNFVISQDDSFVQNCQEANFIKVKNSLSALQTLGIFHRKKFSIPVIGITGSNGKTIVKEWLFQLMSDDKKIVRSPKSFNSQIGVPLSVWQMDAEHELAIFEAGISEVDEMDKLQAIIQPTIGIFTNIGQAHDENFINITQKTNEKLQLFTKVNILIYCSDYLEIKERIVRAENLKNIKTFTWSHKSNASLLIKNINRRNNKTTIEGLYKNEKLQITIPFSDDASTENAIQCWATMLVLDYENDVIAKRMLNLSSVAMRLELKEGINNCSVINDSYNSDINSLSIAIDFLNQQKQHREKTIILSDILQSGRNEDELYSDVAELLLNKKINRIIGIGKAISRQKDKFHIDKLFYETTADFMKDFPFSEFHNETILLKGARIFKFERIGKALQQKAHETVLEINLNALVHNLNYYRSLLKPETRMMAMVKAFSYGSGSYEIANILQYHQVDYLTVAYTDEGVELRKSGITTPVMVMNPEEQSFDAMLKYDLEAEIYSFRILELFEEAVARNYKDSDKKANIHIKLDTGMHRLGFEKSDIARLVDHIKDNKNIVVKSVFSHLAASDDPAQDDFTRSQISLFREMSEFIQQNFDYQILSHILNSAGISRFRDAQFEMVRLGIGLYGVAVNEQEQTFLQNVSTLKTVISQIKSIPKGESIGYGHKWIAANDMKIATVPIGYADGLNRKLGNGHGKLYVNGRFANIVGNVCMDMCMIDITDIHAAEGDDVIVFGAEYPISEFAADMETIPYEVLTSVSRRVKRVYYQE
- a CDS encoding restriction endonuclease, translated to MKQKLTIKKLLEEAKEFCITESKNKYKELFGVTDGKAVGTYIEHKFKKHLQDKYILTIGSSASGIDLPSDDIQTDIKVTSVKQPQSSCPFKDAKQKIFGLGYNLLVFVYDKKDESKTKTAILNFVSCSFVSKERTADYTTTFRLREMVNDKANEADIISYLTDKNIPADEITLTQLAKQILDNPPEQGFLTISNALQWRLQYQRIVDLNEQVKGITKIIHKAKK